Proteins encoded together in one Helicobacter pylori window:
- a CDS encoding sel1 repeat family protein, with protein sequence MFKDFYRTTLSFLKPLLLLLGLLLPFSLCIADEYISISDDWDERARNQWDEIARNHKTYYFENGLDHFNQGQYKQAFKDFKLAQEYSIGLGNVYLAKMYLEGKGVKVDYKKAQFYAQNAIKGYGSGLLGGALILGRMQAEGLWMKKDLKQALKTYRHVVRMFSNKSTNYFANNFRLPNLAFTSMLIGSRFIDLSGLSANPIKFGKKFEILVKKALQIKDKTLSWEDIAEISSNIILLKQQMGEILYRIGIAYKEGLGTRKKKDRAKKFLQKSAEFGYEKAMEAL encoded by the coding sequence ATGTTTAAAGATTTTTATCGCACCACCCTCTCTTTTTTAAAGCCTTTATTGCTTTTATTGGGTTTATTGTTGCCGTTTTCACTTTGTATAGCTGATGAATATATTAGCATAAGTGATGATTGGGATGAAAGGGCGCGAAATCAGTGGGATGAAATTGCACGAAATCATAAGACATATTATTTTGAAAATGGTTTAGACCATTTTAATCAAGGCCAATACAAACAAGCCTTTAAAGATTTTAAATTGGCGCAAGAATACAGCATTGGGCTTGGCAATGTTTATTTAGCCAAAATGTATTTGGAGGGAAAGGGCGTGAAAGTGGATTACAAAAAAGCGCAATTCTATGCACAAAACGCTATCAAAGGGTATGGGAGTGGGTTATTAGGGGGCGCTCTTATTTTAGGACGCATGCAAGCAGAAGGCTTATGGATGAAAAAGGATTTGAAACAAGCGCTCAAGACTTACAGGCATGTGGTTCGCATGTTTTCTAATAAAAGCACAAATTATTTTGCTAACAATTTTAGATTACCAAACCTTGCGTTCACTAGTATGCTTATTGGATCGCGATTCATTGATCTTTCAGGTTTGAGCGCGAATCCTATAAAATTTGGAAAGAAATTTGAAATACTTGTTAAGAAAGCCCTTCAAATCAAAGATAAGACACTTTCTTGGGAAGACATTGCTGAAATTTCAAGCAATATTATTTTACTCAAACAACAAATGGGGGAAATTCTTTATAGGATTGGGATCGCTTATAAAGAAGGACTTGGCACTAGAAAGAAAAAGGACAGGGCTAAAAAATTCTTGCAAAAATCCGCAGAATTTGGCTATGAAAAAGCCATGGAAGCTCTGTAG
- a CDS encoding cag pathogenicity island protein Cag1, producing MADIINTTETTHETKKPNAFVNFFKNSLADKRYDALGLIGAGVLCCVLSGAMGIVGIIFVAIGIFLSFSNINLVKLVEKLSKKQPKAATTVNNETQKSQATSVTNGPTEAKETKD from the coding sequence ATGGCTGACATAATCAATACAACTGAAACAACCCATGAAACAAAGAAACCAAACGCTTTTGTAAATTTTTTCAAAAACAGTCTGGCTGATAAGCGTTATGATGCATTAGGTCTCATTGGAGCAGGGGTTTTATGTTGTGTCTTGAGCGGTGCTATGGGGATTGTTGGGATAATTTTTGTCGCAATAGGAATCTTTTTGTCTTTTTCTAATATCAACTTAGTGAAATTAGTTGAAAAATTGTCCAAAAAACAACCTAAAGCGGCAACAACTGTCAATAACGAAACCCAAAAATCTCAAGCAACAAGCGTTACTAACGGACCAACTGAAGCTAAAGAGACTAAAGATTGA
- a CDS encoding type IV secretion system apparatus protein Cag3, which produces MFRKLATAVSLIGLLTSNTLYAKEISEADKVIKATKETKETKKEAKRLKKEAKQRQQIPDHKKPQYASVDDTKTQALFDIYDTLNVNDKSFGDWFGNSALKDKTYLYAMDLLDYNNYLSIENPIIKTRAMGTYADLIIITGSLEQVNGYYNILKALNKRNAKFVLKINENMPYAQATFLRVPKRSDPNAHTLDKGASIDENKLFEQQKRAYFNYANDVICRPNDEVCSPLRDEMVAMPSNDSVIQKPNIVAPYSLYRLKETNNANEAQPSPYATQTAPENSKEKLIEELIANSQLIANEEEREKKLLAEKEKQEAELAKYKLKDLENQKKLKALEAELKKKNAKKPRVVEVPVSPQTSNSDETMRVVKEKENYNGLLVDKETTIKRSYEGTLISENSYSKKTPLNPNDLRNLEEEIKSYYIKSNGLCYANGISLYAKIKNDPYKEGMLCGYESVQNLLSPLKDKLKYDKQKLQKALLKDSK; this is translated from the coding sequence ATGTTTAGAAAACTAGCAACCGCTGTATCGCTCATAGGCTTACTAACCTCTAACACTCTTTATGCTAAAGAAATAAGTGAAGCCGATAAGGTCATTAAGGCCACTAAAGAAACTAAAGAGACCAAGAAAGAAGCTAAACGACTCAAAAAAGAAGCTAAACAGCGCCAACAGATCCCTGATCATAAGAAACCTCAATATGCCTCTGTTGATGACACAAAAACTCAAGCGCTGTTTGATATATACGACACCTTGAATGTGAATGACAAAAGCTTTGGGGATTGGTTTGGTAATAGCGCTTTGAAAGACAAAACCTATCTCTACGCTATGGATCTATTGGATTACAACAACTATTTATCCATAGAAAACCCCATTATCAAAACAAGAGCAATGGGGACTTATGCGGATCTCATCATCATCACAGGTTCGTTAGAACAGGTCAATGGGTATTACAACATTCTAAAAGCGCTCAACAAACGAAACGCTAAGTTTGTGTTAAAAATCAATGAGAACATGCCTTATGCCCAAGCGACTTTTTTAAGAGTGCCAAAAAGAAGCGATCCCAATGCCCACACGCTTGATAAGGGAGCGTCAATTGATGAGAATAAGCTTTTTGAACAACAAAAACGCGCGTATTTCAACTACGCCAACGATGTGATCTGCAGACCTAATGATGAAGTGTGTTCGCCCCTAAGAGATGAGATGGTAGCTATGCCTAGTAACGATAGCGTTATTCAAAAACCCAATATCGTTGCTCCTTATAGCTTGTATAGACTCAAAGAGACAAATAACGCCAATGAGGCCCAACCATCACCTTATGCCACCCAAACCGCTCCTGAAAACAGCAAAGAGAAGCTCATAGAAGAGCTAATCGCTAACTCCCAACTCATAGCCAATGAGGAAGAGAGGGAAAAGAAACTCTTAGCAGAAAAAGAAAAACAAGAGGCTGAATTGGCTAAATACAAGCTCAAAGACTTAGAAAATCAAAAGAAACTAAAAGCTTTAGAAGCAGAGTTGAAAAAGAAAAACGCTAAGAAACCTAGAGTAGTGGAAGTGCCTGTTTCTCCTCAAACAAGTAATTCTGATGAAACAATGAGAGTTGTCAAAGAAAAAGAGAACTATAATGGGTTATTAGTGGATAAGGAGACCACGATCAAAAGAAGCTATGAGGGGACTTTGATCAGTGAAAATTCTTACAGCAAAAAAACGCCTCTCAACCCTAATGACTTGAGGAACTTAGAAGAAGAAATCAAAAGCTACTACATCAAGTCTAACGGCTTGTGTTACGCTAATGGCATTAGCCTCTATGCAAAAATCAAAAACGACCCCTATAAAGAGGGAATGCTGTGTGGTTATGAGAGTGTTCAAAATCTGCTCTCACCTCTAAAGGACAAGCTCAAATACGACAAGCAGAAGTTACAAAAAGCGTTACTGAAAGATTCAAAGTAA
- a CDS encoding sodium:calcium antiporter has product MFEKWIGLTLLLNSLAYPCQKVTISFKQYENLIHIHQKGCNNEVVCRTLISIALLESSLGLNNKREISTKDTSYSMFHITLNTAKKFYPTYSKTLLKTKLLNDVDFAIQLAKQILKENFDYYRQKHPNKSVYQLVEMAIGAYNGGMKHNPNGAYVKKFRCIYSQVHYNE; this is encoded by the coding sequence TTGTTTGAGAAATGGATTGGTCTGACTTTGCTTCTTAATTCCTTAGCCTATCCATGCCAAAAGGTAACCATTAGTTTCAAGCAGTATGAAAATCTTATCCATATCCATCAAAAAGGTTGCAACAATGAAGTGGTGTGCAGAACGCTTATTTCTATCGCTTTGTTAGAAAGCTCTCTAGGGTTGAATAACAAGCGCGAAATTTCCACAAAAGACACTTCTTATTCCATGTTTCATATCACTTTAAACACCGCTAAAAAATTCTATCCTACCTACTCTAAAACGCTCCTCAAAACCAAATTGTTAAACGATGTGGATTTTGCGATCCAATTAGCCAAACAAATTTTAAAAGAAAATTTTGATTATTACCGCCAAAAACACCCCAACAAAAGCGTGTACCAATTAGTAGAAATGGCCATAGGCGCTTACAATGGGGGAATGAAACACAACCCTAATGGCGCTTACGTGAAGAAGTTTCGTTGCATTTATTCTCAAGTACATTACAACGAATAA